The Paenibacillus sp. RUD330 genome has a segment encoding these proteins:
- a CDS encoding N-acetyltransferase, which yields MLVKEALCRKASPQDVDTLYELIKNYAEKGIMLPRSREVLLRQIDTFVIAELDGDVVGCGSLTRLGQDLVEIRSLGITEGYKGYGIGSKIVDLLIKNAQEQGIPKIMALTYEVRFFERNGFAVVNKDIFPEKVWTDCVHCPKQHACDEIAVLRNI from the coding sequence ATGCTGGTAAAGGAAGCGTTGTGCCGCAAAGCAAGCCCCCAGGACGTGGATACGCTGTATGAGCTGATCAAAAATTATGCAGAGAAGGGGATCATGCTTCCGAGGTCCAGGGAAGTGCTCCTCCGGCAGATCGATACGTTCGTCATTGCCGAGCTCGATGGGGATGTCGTCGGCTGCGGCTCTCTTACGCGGCTGGGGCAGGACCTGGTCGAGATCCGTTCGCTCGGGATTACGGAAGGATACAAGGGATACGGCATCGGCAGCAAAATCGTCGATTTGCTGATCAAGAACGCCCAGGAGCAGGGCATACCCAAGATCATGGCGCTGACCTATGAAGTCCGCTTCTTCGAGCGCAACGGATTTGCCGTCGTGAACAAGGATATCTTTCCGGAGAAGGTGTGGACCGATTGCGTCCATTGCCCCAAGCAGCATGCCTGCGATGAAATCGCGGTGCTGCGGAATATTTGA
- a CDS encoding TIM barrel protein, whose product MSYLSVSTWSLHRLLGPLRWTIWDQEDGIQRTALEPQPEELTLLELPAAAAARGFQALEVCHFHFPSREPDYLVELRAAFRNAGIAFDTLLLDYGDLTSPDVRRVEADERYISSWIDAAALAGAKKVRVIAGEAMPTDEDALARSAASLDRLSAYAQECGVRIVTENFKPLTSTGPSCLKLMGRTERPLAMITDFGNFKGAAKYEELAMTLPRSLSVHAKAEFDEHGIPDEQELRLCLEAVRNSGYDGSYVIIYDGPGDMWAGIERVRRIVEPYAAG is encoded by the coding sequence ATGTCGTATTTATCCGTCAGCACATGGAGTCTGCATCGGCTCCTCGGTCCTCTTCGCTGGACGATATGGGACCAGGAGGATGGAATTCAAAGGACGGCGCTGGAGCCCCAGCCGGAAGAGCTGACCTTGCTTGAGCTGCCCGCTGCTGCGGCAGCGAGAGGCTTTCAGGCGCTCGAGGTATGCCACTTCCACTTCCCTTCCCGCGAGCCGGACTATCTGGTCGAGCTTAGAGCCGCATTTCGGAATGCAGGAATCGCATTCGACACGCTGCTGCTGGACTACGGGGATCTGACTTCGCCCGATGTCCGCAGAGTCGAGGCGGATGAGCGGTACATCTCGTCCTGGATCGATGCAGCCGCCCTTGCCGGAGCGAAGAAGGTGCGGGTCATAGCAGGAGAAGCCATGCCGACGGATGAGGATGCCCTCGCCCGCTCCGCGGCGAGCCTGGACAGGCTGTCGGCTTATGCGCAGGAGTGCGGGGTGCGCATCGTGACGGAGAATTTCAAGCCTCTGACCTCTACCGGCCCCAGCTGCCTGAAGCTGATGGGGCGGACGGAGAGGCCGCTGGCGATGATCACGGATTTCGGCAATTTCAAGGGTGCCGCGAAGTACGAAGAGCTGGCGATGACGCTGCCGAGAAGCTTGTCCGTGCATGCCAAGGCCGAGTTCGACGAGCATGGCATTCCGGATGAGCAGGAGCTCCGCCTTTGTTTGGAGGCTGTCCGCAATTCGGGCTACGACGGCTCCTACGTCATCATCTACGACGGTCCCGGGGACATGTGGGCCGGAATCGAAAGGGTACGCCGAATCGTGGAGCCCTATGCGGCCGGCTGA
- a CDS encoding DUF1572 family protein, with amino-acid sequence MSSQQLGSHLLQSCLATFESQKKLADRSLGQVDDAGLFWAPSPESNSIAVIVRHLSGNLKSRWTDFLTADGEKPDRNRDGEFELPPGTARQDVLSGWEEGWAALRTAFDSLQPEDLLGTVLIRGERHTVVEAIQRQVAHFSHHVGQIVYAAKAYRSGDWRTLSIPRGGSDAFNEAKKSGG; translated from the coding sequence ATGTCTTCTCAACAGCTCGGAAGCCATCTGCTGCAAAGCTGCCTCGCGACCTTCGAAAGCCAGAAGAAGCTGGCGGACCGATCGCTCGGCCAGGTCGACGACGCGGGCCTGTTCTGGGCGCCCTCGCCGGAATCCAACAGCATCGCCGTCATCGTCCGCCATCTGTCCGGGAACTTGAAGTCCAGATGGACCGACTTTCTGACGGCCGACGGGGAGAAGCCCGACCGCAACCGCGACGGGGAATTCGAGCTGCCCCCCGGGACGGCCAGGCAGGATGTCCTCTCCGGCTGGGAGGAGGGATGGGCGGCGCTCCGGACGGCCTTCGATTCCCTGCAGCCGGAGGATCTGCTCGGAACCGTCCTCATCCGCGGCGAGCGGCACACCGTCGTCGAAGCGATCCAGCGCCAGGTCGCCCACTTCAGCCATCATGTCGGGCAGATCGTGTATGCCGCCAAGGCTTACCGTTCCGGAGACTGGCGCACGCTCAGCATCCCTAGGGGAGGCTCGGACGCATTTAATGAAGCGAAAAAAAGCGGAGGATGA